A genomic window from Halorubrum trapanicum includes:
- a CDS encoding transcriptional regulator, whose product MGDGTHRDGPPPFERPFAGEDTKQRVYGAVLHAREPMTAAEIAERANCSAESARTHLSFYADLGIVVRHEGRPVRYERNDDYFEWRRVSELAREHTVDELQVRVSELTDRIEGYRDEYDADSPADVDALAFDAARIDDVYADLGDWATAVEERRLHERARRKAAGSAAPSHG is encoded by the coding sequence ATGGGAGACGGGACGCACCGAGACGGTCCGCCCCCGTTCGAGCGGCCGTTCGCGGGTGAGGACACGAAGCAACGCGTGTACGGCGCGGTACTCCACGCCCGGGAGCCGATGACGGCCGCCGAAATCGCCGAGCGGGCGAACTGCTCGGCCGAGTCGGCGCGGACGCACCTGTCCTTCTACGCCGACCTCGGGATCGTCGTTCGCCACGAGGGGCGGCCGGTCCGGTACGAGCGCAACGACGACTACTTCGAGTGGCGGCGAGTGAGCGAACTCGCTCGCGAGCACACCGTCGACGAGTTACAGGTCCGCGTGTCGGAACTGACCGACCGGATAGAGGGGTACCGCGACGAGTACGACGCCGATTCGCCCGCCGACGTCGACGCCCTCGCGTTCGACGCGGCGCGGATCGACGACGTGTACGCGGATCTCGGCGACTGGGCCACCGCCGTCGAGGAGCGCCGCCTTCACGAACGCGCTCGGCGGAAGGCCGCCGGCTCCGCGGCCCCGTCGCACGGCTGA
- a CDS encoding prolyl oligopeptidase family serine peptidase, whose translation MSDSDETDVLRELASLPTIASPRVSPDGETVALYYDVTGRNELHLCNPEDGSLEQLSDGDVPRSVRAGFEWDPSGDRLFYHRDEDGDEQHDVWAMSLDGESEPVVEMDGQIRLHDVGEDGETLLLGSSRDGQMNLYRHDVPSGETTKVTGYERAVNAGELSPDGDRIAYATNETDTYENLDVYVADADGSNARKIGVGDLGAEVVPTDWGPEGERLLITDNSADLGRAGIVDLSDDANGDAGDGDAGDVTWFGAGEFEESASHFLEGGDRFVASRTRGAVTVPVVYDAEGGAGRELDFPAGVANVTEGRLADDRLLAYRTTSSKRPELVAYDLDADATETLFDAEYGPFDPDDFVEPETVSFASDGVPETPARAVDHDPYEEFEIEGLLFDSGRRPSPLIVNPHGGPRHHDMRRFSYRVQFLLSRGYSVLQVNYRGSTGRGREFVQELYDDWGGAEQGDVATGAEHVLDEYDWLDEDRVAVYGGSYGGYSANWQLVQYPELYAAGVTWVGVSDLFDMYENTMPHFRTELMVKNLGEPDENEEIYRERSPVNYVENVDAPLLIVHGVNDPRVPVSQARILRDALEDAGFAEGDDYEYEELGEEGHGSGDIDQKIRSLELLDDFLDRRIGAERTAVASLDD comes from the coding sequence ATGTCAGACTCAGACGAGACCGACGTACTGCGCGAGCTCGCCTCCCTCCCGACGATCGCGAGCCCGCGCGTGTCCCCGGACGGAGAGACCGTCGCCCTCTACTACGACGTGACCGGCCGCAACGAGCTTCACCTCTGTAACCCGGAGGACGGCTCCCTAGAGCAGCTCAGCGACGGCGACGTCCCCCGGTCGGTCCGCGCCGGCTTCGAGTGGGACCCGAGCGGCGACCGACTGTTCTACCACCGCGACGAGGACGGCGACGAGCAGCACGACGTGTGGGCGATGTCGCTCGACGGCGAGAGCGAGCCCGTCGTCGAGATGGACGGCCAGATCCGTCTCCACGACGTGGGCGAGGACGGCGAGACCCTCCTGCTCGGCTCCAGCCGCGACGGCCAGATGAACCTCTACCGCCACGACGTGCCGAGCGGCGAGACGACGAAGGTCACCGGCTACGAGCGCGCGGTCAACGCCGGGGAGCTGTCGCCCGACGGCGACCGGATCGCGTACGCGACCAACGAGACGGACACCTACGAGAACCTCGACGTCTACGTCGCGGACGCGGACGGGTCGAACGCGCGGAAGATCGGGGTCGGCGACCTCGGCGCGGAGGTCGTTCCGACGGACTGGGGCCCCGAGGGCGAGCGCCTCCTGATCACCGACAACAGCGCCGACCTCGGTCGCGCCGGAATCGTCGACCTCAGCGACGACGCGAACGGCGACGCCGGGGACGGCGACGCCGGGGACGTGACCTGGTTCGGCGCCGGCGAGTTCGAGGAGTCGGCGAGCCACTTCCTCGAGGGCGGCGACCGCTTCGTCGCGAGCCGGACGCGCGGCGCCGTGACGGTTCCGGTCGTCTACGACGCCGAGGGCGGCGCGGGCCGCGAGCTCGACTTCCCGGCCGGCGTCGCGAACGTGACGGAGGGCCGCTTGGCGGACGACCGCCTGCTCGCGTACCGGACGACGTCGAGCAAACGGCCCGAACTCGTCGCGTACGACCTCGACGCGGACGCCACGGAGACCCTGTTCGACGCCGAGTACGGCCCGTTCGACCCGGACGACTTCGTCGAGCCCGAGACGGTCTCGTTCGCCTCCGACGGCGTCCCCGAGACGCCGGCGCGGGCGGTGGACCACGACCCCTACGAGGAGTTCGAGATCGAAGGGCTGCTGTTCGACTCCGGCCGACGCCCCTCGCCGCTGATCGTCAACCCCCACGGCGGACCGCGACACCACGACATGCGGCGGTTCAGCTACCGAGTCCAGTTCCTGCTGTCGCGCGGCTACTCCGTGCTTCAGGTGAACTACCGCGGCTCCACGGGGCGCGGCCGCGAGTTCGTACAAGAGCTGTACGACGACTGGGGCGGCGCCGAGCAGGGCGACGTGGCGACCGGCGCCGAGCACGTCCTCGACGAGTACGACTGGCTCGACGAGGACCGCGTCGCCGTGTACGGCGGCTCCTACGGCGGCTACTCCGCCAACTGGCAGCTGGTCCAGTACCCGGAGCTGTACGCCGCGGGGGTCACGTGGGTCGGCGTCAGCGACCTGTTCGACATGTACGAGAACACCATGCCGCACTTCCGGACGGAGCTCATGGTGAAGAACCTCGGCGAGCCGGACGAGAACGAGGAGATCTACCGCGAGCGCAGCCCCGTCAATTACGTCGAGAACGTCGACGCGCCCCTCCTCATCGTCCACGGCGTCAACGACCCGCGGGTTCCCGTCTCGCAGGCCCGCATCCTCCGCGACGCGCTTGAAGACGCCGGCTTCGCGGAGGGCGACGACTACGAGTACGAGGAGCTCGGCGAGGAGGGCCACGGCTCCGGCGACATCGACCAGAAGATCCGGTCGCTGGAGCTGCTCGACGACTTCCTCGACCGCCGGATCGGCGCGGAGCGGACCGCGGTCGCGTCGCTGGACGACTAG